The Larus michahellis chromosome 9, bLarMic1.1, whole genome shotgun sequence genome contains the following window.
GCTCTGGCCCTTGTACCAGCTGCACGTGCCTGGCCTGCACCTCCCAGCTGCCAAGGGAAGGATGCAACCTTGTACTGCAGCTGTGAGGGATTTGCTCCTCCTTTCCATTCCATGCCTGACACATTCCTGTGGACAGTTTGTCTCAGTCATTCATTTTTGGAACAGCAGCCGCCTTGCAAAACTTGACCCCGCCACGGCAACATGTCCAGAGCCTCTGGACCAGGGAGAGGAAGACCAACGCTCTTGCTTTCCTCTGTCCAGAAGAAGCATCCAGAGTTGCTCAAGGAGCTCTGGCATGCAGCTGCCTGCATggaatggagggagggatgcagggctCATCCCTGTGAGGAGGAAGGtgtgtcagcagagctggggcagggctctAACACAGCAGAGTCCGCTCTGACTCTAACTGATGTGCACTCAATTACTTGTGGGACTACCCTacgttttcttctttcattaattatttaaaaagcagttcttaaattatttaaaaagcataaaacaataaagaaggacttgggggttttCAAGGAGTGCGGTTCCCCAGCTGGCCACACCGTGGTAGCAATGTTATCGTCACGGAAATAGTGCTGGAAGGCAGAGAGGACTCTTCTGACCTCTGCAGTCAAAAGCCTCTCTAAAACTGAAATAATCCAtgaattgtacttttttttttttctgatggaattTCGTGGGAAATCCAGAATTCTCCATGttgcaaaaaaaatgcaaagccctACAAAATTCAGCTCTTCAGATCATCGAAATCTTGTGCCAGTGTTGGCCATAGGGATGAAAGCTGCTCTCAATTCGAGTTGAACCATTTGTGGGAACTAAAGACAAGACCTGCCGTCGGAGAAAGCCATGGGCACCGCACAACCTTTACCTGGTGAAGACACTCCCCGGTAGGGGACCCCCAGGGAGGGACCCCCAGGGAGGGACCCCGGAGGAGGGACCCACAGGGAGGGAACCCGAGGGGGAGAACGCAGAGAGGGACCCCTAGGGAAGGGATCCCCAGGAAGGGACCCCGGAGGAGGGACATCCGGGGACGGGACCCCCCGAGGAGGGACCCGCAGGGAGGGAACCCCAACGAGGAATCCCTAGGGAGGGGACCCCCAGGGAGGGACCCTCAGGGAGGGACCCCGGAAGAGGGACCTCTGGGGAGGGGACCCCCCGAGGAGGAAACCCCAGGGAGGGACCCCCAGGGAGGGACCCCCAGGGAGAGGACCCCCAGGGAGGGACCCCCAGGGAGGGACCCCCGAGGAGGGACCCCGAGGagcggagcggccccggccccgccgccccgcccggcggccGCTCTCCAGGGTGCTGAAGGCCGCGGCCGTGCCCGTCCCTCCCGCGGGGCCCCACGGTGGGTTCTGCCCACGGGAAAGCGCCGATGCCCACCGGAGAGGGCTGATGACGGcaccctgctccctccagccctgcctcagcTTTACCCAGCTCTCTGGTGGCCAGGCCTTCCTTATCCCTGGCCAAGCACTTGTACCAGTGGAGCCCTATCAGTAGTAGCCCATTAATAGGAGCCCTGTTAATTTCTGCCGTGGGATTGTAGTTATCGATTAATTGCTAACATGGATCCTGCCTGAGTCTGCACTGCAAGTATCCTTTCATTCACCGAGCTTGCTACTGTAAATATGTTTGTGGAGAAAGgtttccttttcttaattttaagtgtaatttatcttggaacagcagcagaaggaaggacaATGGCTCTTTTCTTATTCAGCTGAAAGGAGTAGTTAGGGACCTTGGTGGCACCATATTAACTGCTGAATACCCTCAGTGTCACAAGCTGGCCTATAATTTTCACaggccatttttttcccttggctctTTTAGGGCCTTGCTTCCCTTGCCAGTGGTTTGGACCTTCTAATTAGCTAAGGATATGAAACATTTGCTGTTTGAAACTGGAAATAATGTGAGACACTTTCCTGGGCTCAGATACTGGAGGCATTTTCAGGGTCCTAGGCTTGTAGAGGAAATaccatgaatgaaaaaaatctcaggtaTGCCTCCAGCTCCTAGATGCTCTGGAAAAGCCACTTACTGCTTCAATTGATAAGGGGGCCAATAAAAGAAAAGTCGGACCTACCAGCCTTCCTGCGCCTTCCCTTCTTAATTTTACACATCTTCTGCTGAAATGTGTCAGGATAGCATCTGATGGGACAGCCAAGACATGAATAAGGTTTAGAAGGGTTTCTGGATCTCAGGGACAAAATGTAGCCTGAAACCTAACTGAAAAGTTCTCTTTTCTGCTCCAGCACCAATAGGTAAAAGGTGCTAGTTCCCTCCTCTCCTGCACAGCTTCACTGCTAGATGGCATCACTGCAGCATGGTGCAGAAGGCATGGAAATGAGAACACTGGAACAGATGTTAGGGCACTGAAAACACTGGTAATCCATTGAGGTGCATTGTTCCCTCCACTGAAGCCCTTCTCTGTTCTCTCACAAATATTGATTCCCATGACAAACGTCGGGTTTATGGCTCACACGGAAGGCACTGGCTCTCTGGGTTTCTAGTTCATTGTGCTGTGAAACACGGAATGACAATTGTGGTGATCTCACACCTGACTCAAACCAAGGGCAACTAGAAGCTTGCCATGGAAACTTAGCAAGTATTTGAAATCTGTTGCTAAATGGAGAAACACTGGATAACTTCCCTTTGTTGAGAGATCGTGTTTAACCACAGCCAGGCTTTGCTGCCTAATTGCTATTGCTTTCACCAGGAAAAAGAGCCTGCAGGATTCAATGGAAATATATGACTGGAGAAATCACTGGCCATGGGCCAGCTGGCCCTGTCCTAGCCTCTGCAGAGTTCCCCATCTATTGGCAAAGCCTCTGTATTGCTTATGTTCAGATAAATACTGAAAACGTGATGATCTACATAGCATAGCATTAAATCTTTAAGCAGGAAATGAATTTACTTCAATTCTTTATTCAGAAAGATTCAGTGTGAATATGCCAGACACTGTGAGAGAGTGGATTAACAGGTGGACAAACAGTTTTGCTTTGGCTGGGAAATTCTCTGCATAAACCACTACCAGCAAGCTAAAAAGGAACTGGCCCACATTCCTTCTTGCATGTCTAATCTCAGTCCCCCTCACTTTCACAACAGATTCTGTACCTATATCATGATCATGTTGGCAACAAGTCCTTTGGATCAGCAATCACAGTATTTGTTTAATGTACAGAGGAATATTGCATAGTTCTTCATCTCACTGTCCAGAAAGGGTGCAGGGCAGGAAAGCCTTTCGGTGAATGGCTGCTCAGAAGCGCAAGTACTGATTTCATCCCAGCTGGAAAGACGAGTTCAGAACTGAGTCTCAGTAAGCCTTCCCTCCTCTCAGGGGAGAGAAACAGGAATTTCCCAATGTGAGTCACAGCATGTAAGTGCCCAAGTCACCACCCAGGGGTGCCCGTCTCTGCACAGACTATAGAGACCACCTCTGGTGAGCCAGCTCCGTTAGGTGCCTGGGCGACGTGGGCAAAGACAGGAGGGTGATGTGGCACAGCCCTCGGATTGGCAGCGATCACCTCACAGGAGGCATAGGATGACTGATGTAGGGTTCCTCACCTACCAATCGCCTTTCATTCAGAAAAGGCATACGGGTTTTAAGGGTCCTTGAACCATCCCTTGCACACGGAGAAGTGACAAACGCTTCCCAAGTGATGGAGAAATGGGAGGCttttactggaaaagaaaaaaaatatccctctcTGCCTGAGAGTTTTGCAGGCAGGGCTGTTTACAGTAACTGATAGGTTTTTCATCTGGCCAGCGTGACTAACTAGCCATTATCTGAAAAGTGCCCAGAAGAGCAGTAAGAAAAGCACACATTTTGCAGCTGAACTTCCTCTTCTCCCCAGACTCAGCAGTTAGGCATTCTGTACAGAAATACCTTTGaatgtggctttaaaaaaatatccaaacaacAGTTCCTTCTGGGGAACTGGCTTCCAGATGTTGTTCCAGGATTCTCATAGATTTCCAtgggattatatttttttttatttgtagtggCCTTTCAGCTATTCAGACAGCATCAACTATGAGTTGAAATTTAATCTGTGTACTAATTACTGACACAGACACACCTCCTGCCTTGTGGACtctcttgtttttaaagcatctaCTTTAACTTCAAGGGTGGGAACATTCCTGTCCTTGGAAATGAATAGTAAAGCACCAATGAAGAAAGGAATCAGATTTTCACCAGGACAAGTCCcttatattaaaaaaccccacacgctTGCTGTTCCCTCACAGGCTGCAGGCCAGCTGGGAACTATCTGACAGATTCTCCAGGTTGTCCACCATAGTGATGATGgtttctactttttcttctggaagCACATGAGAGGCGTTGGATCGAAACTTCTTCAGGAGCGATTCTTTGCTCAGAGGCTTCCTCCAGTGCCCGTAGAAAGTGTCACATTTGCCTGTCAGGACATCCCCACTGTGCAGAAGCAGCGCCACCTCTCCGTACATCTTGTCAAAGTTGGCCACATTGTCTTCAGGGTGCTCCACCACCACTTTGTCCAGCAGCTCCCTTAGCTCCTGCCGGTGGATGCTGCTCTCTGTGAAGGAGCTGAGGCCCACTTCACCATCCAGCAGGGCAGTACAGGCATTGAACTGGAAGGAGTGTCTAGCCTGGTGttcagagctggggaaaggccGATTGATGTACTTGGACACTGGGATCTTCAGCACAATGGTGCGGATCAAAGAGGGAGAGAACGACCCTGCGTAGTTGATGAAAAGGTTCCGGACAGACAAGGCAGCATCCACCACCCAGTGCATCCCCAGGTGGGCTGGGAATCGCTTGAAAGCGATATCCTGCTTCTCCAAGAGGAACTCATGATGGTCACTTGGTGTGGACAGTGGTTTGGGTTGATAGATACTGTAGAAAGCACTGAATCCTGAGCAACCAGCGATATCATCCAGAATCAAGGGGTTAGCCTCCATCCCTCGGgcggccagcagcgctgcttcgAAGCCCAGGCGGGTGGCATTTCCGATATGCAATGGCTTGGCTTGGGTGGCTGCGTTTGCCATGGGTGCCCCGGCAAGCGATGCAGCAATGCCCAAAGCGTGTGCGCACTGGGCCGTGCTGAGAGAGAGCAGCTTTGCAGTGGCTGCAGCACTACCCATGGTACCGACCACCGAGGGAGGGTGGAACCTAAAGGGGAAATTGCAGTTATGAGCACCCCTGCCTGCTTGGCACAGGGAGCGCCCGAGCACCTCACCTACCAGACCTGCCTATGGGACTGGGAATGAACTGCCACGTCAGCCAGTGGAAATCTCTCAGGGCTCTGGTGCAGGTGGGATTCACCTAACTCAAATTTTAGCCATCTGCAAACTAAGCGTTTACTTGAAACTTCATTGGAGACAACAGAGTGAACTCAGCACCTccagaaagcaatttttaattttgcctgAGAGTAGGTGGCACAGCTTGTGTCCATACAGCCAAAATTCCTCCCCCCAGATAAATAAAAGTGGCCTCATCCAACATGCCCTGGGATAACAGTTCCTGGTCCATGCTATCCCTTGGACCACGCCACGGCACTGCCTGGTGAATGGCACTTGGCAGAGGCAGAAATTGCACCGGGGACTGTGCCCACAATTAAGCCGTCTGCATGGCTGTGGGCCACTGCTTGTCCTGTGTTCTTGCCCCGGTTACTTTACATGACAACACTGCAGACTCAGCGGTAGTCCTCTTAATGGCTGTTTTTAAGGCAAGGTCACTGGAGGTCACCAAATGGATATGAAACAAATGGTGCCCCATCAGCTCTGGCAGAACTGGCACTCGGCTCTCAGTAGGGCTTTACCCTGATCCTGGGTTCAGCTGGACTTAAACTAACATATTGAAACCCTGAGCAGGACCGTTAACAGACTCACCAACCCTCTTCCTACTCAGTGCAAAAAAGGAGGTTTACCTTTTGGGAATGTTGTGAGCCTCAGTGGAGAAATGCATGAGCCTTCCTTGCACTTCCAGGCCCACATTAAATGCCAGCAGAAAATCCATGCCGTTGGGTTTGGTGCCTGGAGGTAGCATCTGGGAAGCTGCCAGGAGAGCTGGCAGAACAGCCCCTGATGGGTGAGTAGCAGGATGCCAGGTATCATCAAAGTCCATGGAGTGAGTCTGCCAGAGAAACGGAGATAAGGACATGCTGGTGTAGGGGGCTGGGAGCCGAGGGAGCTAGGGGTCCTTGCTGATTCTGCTGAGGCTACGTCTGTAACAACGTCCACCCAGTCACCTGGTGGTCCCCATGGCGGCTGTCTGGTCCCTCTAAAAGCAGTGCGGAAGACTGCAGAGCAGTCCATGGCTTCTTGTCCCCCACTACCCCTCCCAGTCACCAGTCTGCTTCCTGCAACACTAATTAGTGTCTTTGAAGGCACCACAAAGCAGAGCTTCTCCTGGAACTTCTCCTTACCGCAACTCCATTGGT
Protein-coding sequences here:
- the LOC141749079 gene encoding LOW QUALITY PROTEIN: cis-aconitate decarboxylase-like (The sequence of the model RefSeq protein was modified relative to this genomic sequence to represent the inferred CDS: inserted 2 bases in 1 codon; deleted 1 base in 1 codon), with product MVFFTLQKSQKFLASSRQVHKTAAHGGKNVASPALKTQTSTHLEPDFPNSYSLTTNGGYLHRNGHGTAQLLNSSAGPCSFLPPGLAVGVAPSESGLTLRQIFLQPPRSGLTPLFPPPRGRWXAVACAGDALRERGGDTGFGQQEVSKLLSGTGSDSDKFQRAAARGDFISVSHSSDDILSCVYKQILDSEALVVARSAPEETVTSSFASFIHAVRPEHLSKTVRHRSKRMILDSIGVGLVGSTTHVFDIALQYCRELYSSVAVSSVYGKPGIKLSPTLAAFTNGVATHSMDFDDTWHPATHPSGAVLPALLAASQMLPPGTKPNGMDFLLAFNVGLEVQGRLMHFSTEAHNIPKRFHPPSVVGTMGSAAATAKLLSLSTAQCAHALGIAASLAGAPMANAATQAKPLHIGNATRLGFEAALLAARGMEANPLILDDIAGCSGFSAFYSIYQPKPLSTPSDHHEFLLEKQDIAFKRFPAHLGMHWVVDAALSVRNLFINYAGSFSPSLIRTIVLKIPVSKYINRPFPSSEHQARHSFQFNACTALLDGEVGLSSFTESSIHRQELRELLDKVVVEHPEDNVANFDKMYGEVALLLHSGDVLTGKCDTFYGHWRKPLSKESLLKKFRSNASHVLPEEKVETIITMVDNLENLSDSSQLACSL